A genomic window from Brassica oleracea var. oleracea cultivar TO1000 chromosome C8, BOL, whole genome shotgun sequence includes:
- the LOC106309889 gene encoding uncharacterized protein LOC106309889, translated as MELMTLKQSLASKLNVAGYSQMHLALQNNHSRMVRGFIAIDSSLVSIKGRGRVTPLHHVAQIGDAELLSEFLFACPSSIEELTVKCETAVHVAVKNGKFMAFKVLLGWLKRVKKEEILDWKDEDGNTVFHIAAMINHTEVMKLLRKTVKVEAKNLDGKTAMNILQPDQSRLPITRRLINYVKERLGYGSTRTLAEYLSNNLSMMEKRNNLLGLSNLSMTGKTSPNTSERRDALLVVAILIATATYQAGLSPPGGFWQENSSNPNDGNGHKAGQMTMVFKNAIMFIVLNGLAFLSSLFVIIILVMELPMWKLLYGSVAALSVAMSAAYITIFPNPNGELEKIQTRLFIMAFPVMIGAMLYNTFIAFTNDKESRHKVDFQASYFSSYHTASRDNYLLFIGGLVYAGCFWIWAFELPK; from the exons ATGGAACTAATGACCCTGAAGCAGTCGCTTGCTTCAAAGCTAAACGTGGCAGGTTACAGCCAGATGCATTTAGCTCTGCAAAACAACCATAGCCGAATGGTGAGAGGGTTTATAGCAATCGACAGCAGCTTAGTCAGCATTAAGGGAAGAGGAAGGGTTACTCCTTTGCATCACGTGGCTCAAATAGGTGATGCAGAGTTGTTGAGTGAGTTCTTATTTGCTTGTCCTTCTTCCATAGAAGAGTTAACGGTTAAGTGTGAGACAGCTGTGCACGTTGCCGTGAAAAACGGGAAGTTCATGGCATTTAAGGTTCTATTGGGATGGCTCAAGAGAGTAAAAAAGGAGGAAATCTTGGACTGGAAAGATGAAGATGGTAACACAGTGTTCCATATTGCTGCAATGATAAATCATACTGAG GTGATGAAGCTGCTGCGTAAAACCGTTAAAGTAGAAGCCAAGAACTTGGATGGCAAAACTGCGATGAATATACTACAACCTGATCAATCTCGTTTGCCTATAACAAGAAGACTTATCAACTATGTTAAAGAAAGACTTGGTTATGGTTCCACAAGGACTCTTGCAGAATACTTAAGCAACAATCTTTCGATGATGGAGAAACGCAACAATCTCTTGGGGCTGAGTAATCTCAGCATGACTGGAAAGACGTCCCCAAACACTAGCGAGCGTCGGGATGCATTACTTGTAGTGGCTATACTGATAGCCACAGCTACATACCAGGCCGGTCTCAGTCCTCCTGGCGGATTTTGGCAGGAAAATTCCTCAAATCCTAACGATGGAAATGGTCACAAGGCTGGGCAGATGACTATGGTATTCAAGAATGCCATAATGTTTATTGTCCTTAACGGGCTTGCCTTCTTATCATCTCTATTTGTGATCATTATCCTCGTAATGGAACTCCCTATGTGGAAGTTGCTTTATGGTTCAGTGGCGGCTTTAAGTGTCGCTATGTCTGCAGCGTACATAACTATATTCCCGAATCCAAATGGCGAATTGGAAAAAATACAAACTAGGCTCTTCATCATGGCATTCCCAGTGATGATAGGAGCCATGCTGTATAATACTTTCATTGCATTCACTAATGATAAAGAAAGTCGGCACAAAGTGGACTTCCAGGCGAGCTACTTCAGCTCCTATCATACAGCATCGCGTGATAACTATCTTTTATTTATTGGTGGGCTTGTTTATGCCGGTTGTTTTTGGATTTGGGCGTTTGAACTACCAAAATGA